CGGATTGCGAAGCGAAGACCTTCGTCCATCGCGATAGGAGCGATTAGAGTAACAACCATCTTGATGTTGTCGCCAGGCATAACCATTTCTACGCCTTCTGGTAGCTCGATAGTACCAGTTACGTCAGTTGTACGGAAGTAGAACTGTGGACGGTAGCCTTTGAAGAATGGCGTGTGACGGCCACCTTCGTCTTTAGACAGAACGTATACTTCTGACTCGAAAGTAGTGTGCGGAGTGATAGAACCTGGCTTAGCAAGAACCTGACCACGCTCAACTTCGTCACGCTTAGTACCACGTAGAAGAACACCAACGTTCTCACCAGCACGGCCTTCGTCAAGAAGCTTACGGAACATCTCAACACCAGTACAAGTAGTAGTAGTGGTCTCTTTGATACCGATGATTTCTACTTCGTCACCTACAGTGATGATACCCTGCTCAACACGACCAGTTACAACAGTACCACGGCCCTGGATTGAGAATACATCTTCAATAGGTAGGATGAACGGACGATCGATCGCACGCTCTGGCTCTGGGATGTAGTTGTCTAGTGCTTCAGCTAGCTCAACAATCTTGTCTTCCCACTCTTTCTCGCCGTTTAGCGCGCCAAGAGCAGAACCCATGATTACTGGGCAGTCGTCACCTGGGAATTCGTACTCAGATAGAAGTTCACGAACTTCCATCTCAACTAGCTCTAGAAGCTCTTCGTCATCAACCATGTCACACTTGTTCATGAACACGATGATGTAAGGGATACCAACCTGACGGCCTAGTAGGATGTGCTCACGAGTCTGAGGCATTGGGCCGTCAGTTGCAGCAACAACTAGGATACCACCGTCCATCTGCGCAGCACCAGTGATCATGTTTTTAACGTAATCGGCGTGTCCTGGGCAGTCTACGTGTGCGTAGTGACGAGTTGGAGTATCGTACTCTACGTGAGAAGTAGAGATTGTGATACCACGCTCGCGCTCTTCTGGAGCGTTATCGATAGATGCGAAGTCTTTAGCCTCACCACCGTATACTTTTGCAAGCGTAGTACAGATAGCAGCTGTTAGAGTTGTTTTACCGTGGTCAACGTGGCCGATAGTACCAACGTTAACGTGCGGTTTAGTACGTTCAAATTTTTCTTTAGACATGGATAGTCCCTCTAGGCACGGCATTTGGTGGCATTACGACCACACAACCAATCATGGGTTTTGTAGAGTATATATCAAAAGAAAAGAAGTCACTTAGGGAGAGAGTGGTGCTGATAGGCGGATTTGAACCGCCGACCTCACCCTTACCAAGGGTGCGCTCTACCGACTGAGCTATATCAGCACACAAGAAGTGTGGAGCGGGCAGCGGGAATCGAACCCGCATCATCAGCTTGGAAGGCTGAGGTAATAGCCATTATACGATGCCCGCAAAACTCGTCACTCGTTAAGCTATTCTTTACTTAAGAAAATGGTGGAGGGGGACGGATTCGAACCATCGAAGGCAGTGCCGGCAGATTTACAGTCTGCTCCCTTTGGCCACTCGGGAACCCCTCCAGAATTTTTTTGCACTTTCACTCATCTAGGAGAAAGTGGTGCCGACTACCGGAATCGAACTGGTGACCTACTGATTACAAGTCAGTTGCTCTACCTACTGAGCTAAGTCGGCGTAAGTGCTGCGCATTCTAGAGAACTATCCCCAGCCTTGCAATTACCTTTTTTTCGTTTTTTTTAGTTTTCGAACTTTGTTGGTGAAAATTCACCCACTACCGACATTTTGCATACAAAGCAAGGCCTTCCAACACCAAATCAGAGCGGTGGTAGAACTCTTTCCCCCAATGCTGCGGCAAATGTCGTACCCCACCCCCGCACAGGATCACCTTGGGTTCGGTTTTTAGTCGCTCCCTGGCCTGAGCCAGGCCGTACTCAATCAACCCCACCAACGCCGCCCGGCAACCGTTCTTCAGCCCGTCGGCGGTATTATCGGCAAATGTCAGAGTATCGCTGTGCTCCCGGTCAGCGAACACCTTGGTGGTATTCTCCAGCACCGACTTCATCATCAACTGGTAGCCCGGGGCAATCCAACCGCCAAGATGCTTACCCTCTTCCGTCATCACATCAAAGGTCAGCGCAGTGCCAATATCCACAATAACAGTTGGCGCTTTGAATTCCTGGCGGATCGCCACCAACGTCAGCCACCGGTCAACACCCAAGTATTGGTACTCGCTGTACGCGTTTTTGACACCAAAATCTTTTTTCAGCGTCTTTACCTGCATCACGGGAATGTTAGCTAGCTGCGAGATACGTTGGATGGAATTATCAATCTCTACCGGCCCAACGCTCGCGAATACGATTCTGGTGACTCCGTTCTCCAGTAAGGGCTCCAGGACCATTTCCAATTTGCGGCTTGGGTAGCGTCCCAGCAGCGTAAAATGACCATCTTCAAACAGTTGGGCAACTTTTACATAACTGTTGCCCGCTTCAATCAAAATTTGCATCAACAACCTCTAAGGCTGATTTCACCACCAAGATAAGGGGATATCCCTTGCTCGGTTTCCAGTAATAACGCTCCCTGGCTGTTGATCCCGCGAGCTATCCCTTCCACTACACGGTTACCCATCAACAACTTTACGGGGCGGTCCAAAAAGTTATCCAGCCTATTCCAGCGCGACGTAAAGCCTTCCATCCCGCTTTCTTCATAATCGTTCAAGGCGCTATGAAGTTGATTTATCAATGCGGCAGCAAGTTCGTTGCGTTCAGGCAGGCTATCGCAGGCCTCGCTCAGATTGGTCCATGACTGCTCAATCGCCTCGCCTTCAGCTTCTGGCATTGCGATATTGAGCCCCATGCCTATCACCAAATGTGCCGCTTCACCGGCTTGGCCTGACAGTTCCACCAAGATGCCCGCAAGCTTGCGGTCTTGGTAATAGAGATCATTGGGCCACTTGACCTTGATCCCTTCTGCCCCCAACGATTCAAGCGCTTCGGCAATCGCGACGCCGACCACCAAACTCAGCCCCATGGCAGCTGCAATTCCTGCATCAAGCCGCCAGTACATCGAAAGGTACAGGTTACTGCCAAACGGCGATAACCACTGGCGGCCACGCCGGCCACGTCCGGCCTGCTGGTACTCAGCCAAGCAACAGGCCCCCTTGGGCAAGGTCGCGACCCGCTCTAGCAAATACTGATTAGTCGAGTCAATCACAGGAATAACCTCTAAGCTCGGGCACTTTACCTGAGCCAAGATCTTATCGCAATCAAGCAGTTCTAGTTTTGCCGGCAAGCTGTAGCCCTTACCCTGGAGGCGGAAAATATCAACTCCCCATGACCGCAGTACCTTAATATGCTTACTGACGGCCGCGCGTGAGATCCCAAGCGCTTCCCCCAAGGCTTCCCCTGAATGAAACTGCCCATCAGCCAACTTCGCAATCAGGGCAAGGCGTGTAGCATGCTCTTTCATCCGCAAACCTCAGCCAATGTCGTTTCTTTGGCCCCAGCCATGAAACGAACCTCATGCTCCAACACAATACCGAACTTCTCTTTCACACTGTCCACGACAAACTGGGCCAGGAGCAAGACATCCCCAATTTGGGCATTGTGGTAATTCACCAGAACCAGCGCCTGCTGATCATGCACCCGGGCCCCACCAATCTGATGGCCTTTAAGCTGACACTGATCAATGAGCCAACCGGCTGCAAGTTTTTCCTGGCCGCTGGATTGAGGATAATGCGGCATCGACGGATAATGTGCAAGTAGATGCTTAACAGTCTCCTCAGTAACAACGGGGTTTTTGAAGAAACTGCCGGCATTGCCCAATACCTTGGGATCTGGCAATTTGGCTTGACGGATCTCGCATACTGCCGACAGAATGTCTTTCGCGGTTACTGTGAGAGGATCAAACTGCGCCAACGGGCCATAAGAAATCACCGGCGTCCACGCTTTCTTCAAACAGAGCCCGACGGCAGTAATAGCATGACTGTTTTTCAATTCGTGCTTAAAAATCGAATCGCGATAACCAAATTGGCACTCTTTGGCTGTTAATCGAGTCTCCTTACCGGTGGTGAGCTCAACCGTATCGACATAGGCACAAATATCTTTCAGCTCGACCCCGTATGCACCGATATTCTGAATCGGAGAGGAGCCAACACACCCCGGGATCAAGGCGAGGTTTTCCAGCCCAGGCATTCCTTGCTCTACGGTTTGGGTGACCAGCTGATGCCAGTCCTCGCCAGCCCCGACATGAAGAAGAAAAGCATCCGGGGTTTCTTCGATTTCAATCCCGCTGATACGGTTGAGAACAACAACACCGGCAAAATCGTCACAGAAAAGGACATTGCTCCCTTGGCCAAGGATTAATTTAGGCAGTTCCTGATATCGTGGTTCTTGCCAGATAGATACCAGATCTTGTGTTGTCTCGGCAACGACAATGTCTTTGGCCCTCACATCCAGACCAAATGTATGAAAAGGTGCTAGCGACCTATCTTGCAAAACTTTCATGCGACTTCTGACCCATACCTTTATACTAGGTGCTGCATTTTAACTGATTCATCCACTCTTGGCAGTGTTTTCCCTATGAGCAAGCTTAGATTCCATCAACTAGAACCCCTGCGTTTTCCATTGATCAACCGCTTTTATAAGGCTTACTACCCAGCAGGAAAGGCAAAAAAAGATGAGGTGATTTGGATTGGCGAGAATACCAAAGGCATTCAAGCCTGTGTCAGGTTCAAGCAATTTGCAGACTTCCAGTTACTGACTGGAATGCTGGTTCATCCTGATTTACGCACTCAAGGCCAAGGCGCAGCCCTGCTAACCGCTTGCCACGCCCAGCTATCAGCACAGCCTTGCTACTGTTTTGCTTTTAGTTATTTAGAGTCGTTTTACCAAACTGCAGGTTTTGTAACGCTAGATGACAATCAATTACCAGAGGCGTTACGTACAAGGATCATCCGCTACCGACAAAGCGGTAAAACACTAACACCGATGCTCTATGATCAAAGAAGCAGCGTGAATTGAGCCATACGTGACCCATGCCAAGCTTGCAATACATAGACTATGGTGTTTTTCTGATATAATTGCGCTCTTAACTAACCGATTCATCCTTATTAAGGTCGCGTAAACGAGGCGATAATGGATTCAGCTATTGCTAACAAGCAACGCATTGAGCAACTGCCGTGTATTGCACACAAGCCAGAAGATTTAGAGACCCTTCTCGATGCAGGATCGTTCCGTGAACGTCTCCACCAAGAAATCTCCAATGCCAAAGCGCGTATTTATCTAGTTGCGCTTTACCTCCAAGATGACGACGGTGGACGAGGGATCCTCAAGGCACTGTACGAAGCCAAGCAGGCAAACCCTGGGCTTGATATCAAAGTCCTAGTTGATTGGCACCGAGCTCAACGTGGGCTTATTGGTGCTGATAAATCTGATGGAAATGCCGCCCTATACCGTGAGTTCTCGGAAAAATACGAACACCAGATTGATATTCTCGGTGTACCGGTTCGTAACCGGGAAGTCTTTGGCGTGTTACACCTCAAGGGCTTTGTTGTCGATGACAAGATCATCTACAGCGGTGCCAGTCTCAACGATGTCTATCTGGCTCAACACCAGCGTTACCGTTACGATCGCTATCATGTGATCAAAAATGCCCAGCTGGCCGACAGCATGGCCAGCTTCATTGTCGATACCTTGGTCAACAGTGATGCCGTTAACTGCCTCAGCCAAGCCAACCGTCCAGAGACCCGTAACCTGAAAGGGGCAATCAAGGAGCTGCGCCATCAACTTCAGAAAGCCAGCTATCAGTTTGAAGCTGAGCAGGTCTCTGATACCGAAGTAGGTCTTACCCCGCTCGTGGGGCTTGGCAAGCGTAAGAACAAGCTTAACCAGCATATCTGCACCCTGATTGCGAGTGCCCAACAAGAGCTGACCATTTGCACCCCTTACTTTAACTTCCCACGCAGCGTCAGCCGTGAAGTCAAAAGGGCACTACGCCGTGGTGTGAAAGTGACTATCGTAGTTGGTGATAAGACCGCAAATGACTTCTACATTCCACCTAGCGAACCTTTCAAGACTATCGCAGGTCTACCTTACCTGTACGAGGTCAACCTGCGAAACTTCGCCAAGCAAAATGAAGGGGCTATAGCTAGACGACAGCTTGCAATTCATCTTTGGAAGCACAATGACAACAGCTTCCATCTCAAGGGGATTTGGGTTGACAGAAGCTATATGCTGATCACAGGTAACAACCTCAACCCTAGAGCTTGGAAACTAGACTTAGAGAATGCCATCCTTGTCCATGACAAGCAGCAGCTTCTGGCCGAACAGAAACAACGTGAACTCGACCGTATCCTCGAGCACACCCAGCTTGTTGGTAGCTATAAATTCATCGATAAAATTGATGCTTACCCTGCCCCGGTGCGAAAGTTGATCAAGCGTATTCGTCGGGTCAAGGCCGATCATATCCTTAATCAGATCCTGTAAGAGAGAAAACCATGAGTATCGCAGCCATAGATGTGGACCCACAAAAGACATTTACGCCACTTTGCCCTAATGAACTGCCAGTGGGTGAAGGCGATACCATTGGCTCTGAACTCAACCAACAAGCAAAGTTGGCAAACTATCGGGTATTGACTAAAGATGCTCATCCCCATAACGCGATATGGGTAGTAAAGGCGCATGAAGATATGCTTTCACCACTCGATCACCCTAATGCGGATTTAACCTGGGTCAGTCACGCCGTGCCAGGCACTACCGGTTTCGAAACCATTCCGGATCTTCCGCCTGTCACCGATTATGATCATGTGATCTGGAAGGGGATCGAGCCGGATCTTCACCCATACGGTGCTTGTTATCACGATCTTCAAGAGAAACTCAGTACCGGCCTGATCGAATGGCTGCAAAGCAAAGATGTCAGCACTGTACTGATTGGTGGCTTGGCGACCGACTACTGCGTCAAAACTACCGCTCTTCAGCTACAAGCAACAGGCTTATTTATAGTCATCGTCAATCTTGCCGCTTGTCGTGGCATTGCCGCAGAGACCATTAAGCAAGCCTGTCATGAAATGAAAGAAGCGGGGATCAGGGTTTGTAGTAGCACAGAGGCTGTCAAAGCCCTGCTATAACCTAGCCCCCTCCCTGCTCTATCTAACAAACCCAGCCAACGGCTGGGTTTTATTTTTGTTATAGTTCTTGGGACCTTGAACCTGCAGCAGCATTTACTGATAGCTATAACTGATCAGGCGTTTCCTCTCCCTGTAGATTACTGTCTGCAGAACAATCCCTCCTAAAAACCAATGATCAGTTCTTTTAAGAGCCTTCGGTTTTACCGAGGGCCAAAACGTAAATAAGATCAAGCATTTCATCGGGGACGCCTAGTTGAGGCTTCTGAGTAAGTGGCGGAACCGCCGGGCTTGCGTTCAAGCGGGACTCATTCGCCTGCAAGGCGAACATATTTAATAAACGTAAAAAAGCCAGAGTCTTTCGACTCGGGCTTAGTATAAGTGGCAGAGCGGACGGGAATCGATGGTCCGGCATTGCGGCGGGGACGCCTAGTTCCGCGAAAAAGTGCACAGCACTTTCGGGAGCGTCAGATAGCAAAAAACCCAGCCTTTCGTCGGGGACGCCTAGTTGAGGTTTATTAATAAGTGGCAGAACGGCCGGGCTTGCGCACCAGCGGGACTCATTCGCCTGCAAGGCGAACATATCCGACAGACGTAAAAAAGCCCCGTCTTTCGACGAGGCTTCTTAATAAGTGGCGGAGCGGACGGGACTCGAACCCGCGACCCCCGGCGTGACAGGCCGGTATTCTAACCAACTGAACTACCGCTCCACTCAAATCACCGTGTGTTCAGCACGATAATCTAAATTGGAAGCCTGGCGATGTCCTACTCTCACATGGGGAGGCCCCACACTACCATCGGCGCTATTACGTTTCACTGCTGAGTTCGGCATGGGATCAGGTGGGTCCATAATGCTATGGTCGCCAAGCAAAATTCTTACAATCTTAGAAAGCTGATGTTCTCAACACTCATCCAAGTGTTCGTGGAGTCCGCTAAAACCCCTTGGGTGTTGTATGGTTAAGCCTCACGGGCAATTAGTACAGGTTAGCTCAACGCCTCACAACGCTTACACACCCTGCCTATCTACGTCGTAGTCTCCAACAACCCTTCAGGAACCTTATAGGTTCAGGGATGACTCATCTCGAGGCTCGCTTCCCGCTTAGATGCTTTCAGCGGTTATCGATTCCGAACTTAGCTACCGGGCAATGCGTCTGGCGACACAACCCGAACACCAGAGGTTCGTCCACTCCGGTCCTCTCGTACTAGGAGCAGCCCCTCTCAATCATCCAACGCCCACGGCAGATAGGGACCGAACTGTCTCACGACGTTCTAAACCCAGCTCGCGTACCACTTTAAATGGCGAACAGCCATACCCTTGGGACCGACTTCAGCCCCAGGATGTGATGAGCCGACATCGAGGTGCCAAACACCGCCGTCGATATGAACTCTTGGGCGGTATCAGCCTGTTATCCCCGGAGTACCTTTTATCCGTTGAGCGATGGCCCTTCCATACAGAACCACCGGATCACTATGACCTGCTTTCGCACCTGCTCGAACCGTCATTCTCGCAGTCAAGCGGGCTTATGCCATTGCACTAACCTCACGATGTCCGACCGTGATTAGCCCACCTTCGTGCTCCTCCGTTACGCTTTGGGAGGAGACCGCCCCAGTCAAACTACCCACCAGGCACTGTCCGCACCCCGGATAACGGGGCGACGTTAGAACATCAACACTACAAGGGTGGTATTTCAAGGACGGCTCCACGCAATCTAGCGACTGCGCTTCAAAGCCTCCCACCTATCCTACACATGTAGGGTCAATGTTCAGTGCCAAGCTGTAGTAAAGGTTCACGGGGTCTTTCCGTCTAGCCGCGGGTACGCAGCATCTTCACTGCGATTTCAATTTCACTGAGTCTCGGGTGGAGACAGCGTGGCCATCATTACGCCATTCGTGCAGGTCGGAACTTACCCGACAAGGAATTTCGCTACCTTAGGACCGTTATAGTTACGGCCGCCGTTTACCGGGGCTTCGATCAAGAGCTTCGACCGAAGTCTAACCCCATCAATTAACCTTCCGGCACCGGGCAGGCGTCACACCGTATACGTCATCTTTCGATTTTGCACAGTGCTGTGTTTTTAATAAACAGTTGCAGCCACCTGGTATCTGCGACTGCCAGCAGCTCCAAGAGCAAGTCTCTTCACCGCCGGCAGCGTACCTTCTCCCGAAGTTACGGTACCATTTTGCCTAGTTCCTTCACCCGAGTTCTCTCAAGCGCCTTGGTATTCTCTACCCGACCACCTGTGTCGGTTTGGGGTACGATTCCTTACTATCTGAAGCTTAGAGGCTTTTCCCGGAAGCATGGCATCAATGACTTCAGCACCGTAGTGCCTCGACATCGGGTCTCAGCCTAGTGTAATCCCGGATTTGCCTAAGATTACAGCCTACACCCTTGAACCTGGACAACCGTCGCCAGGCCCACCTAGCCTTCTCCGTCCCCCATCGCAATAGTAAGAAGTACGGGAATATTAACCCGTTTCCCATCGACTACGCCTTTCGGCCTCGCCTTAGGGGTCGACTCACCCTGCCCCGATTAACGTTGGACAGGAACCCTTGGTCTTCCGGCGAGGGAGTTTTTCACTCCCTTTATCGTTACTCATGTCAGCATTCGCACTTCTGATACGTCCAGCACACCTTACGATGCACCTTCAACCGCTTACAGAACGCTCCCCTACCCAATACATATAAATGCATTGCCGCAGCTTCGGTGTATAGCTTAGCCCCGTTAAATCTTCCGCGCAGGCCGACTCGACCAGTGAGCTATTACGCTTTCTTTAAATGATGGCTGCTTCTAAGCCAACATCCTGGCTGTCTGAGCCTTCCCACATCGTTTCCCACTTAGCTATAACTTTGGGACCTTAGCTGGCGGTCTGGGTTGTTTCCCTCTCCACGACGGACGTTAGCACCCGCCGTGTGTCTCCCGGATAGTACTTACTGGTATTCGGAGTTTGCAAAGGGTTGGTAAGTCGGGATGACCCCCTAGCCTTAACAGTGCTCTACCCCCAGTAGTATTCGTCCGAGGCGCTACCTAAATAGCTTTCGGGGAGAACCAGCTATCTCCAGGTTTGATTTGGGCCTTTTCACCCCCTAGCCACAAGTCATCCGCTAATTTTTCAACATTAGTCGGTTCGGTCCTCCAGTAAGTGTTACCTCACCTTCAACCTGCCCATGGCTAGATCACCTGGTTTCGGGTCTAATCCTAGCAACTGTACGCCCAGTTAAGACTCGGTTTCCCTACGGCTCCCCTAATCGGTTAACCTTGCTACTAAAATTAAGTCGCTGACCCATTATACAAA
This Photobacterium gaetbulicola Gung47 DNA region includes the following protein-coding sequences:
- a CDS encoding biotin--protein ligase (COG0340,COG1654), which gives rise to MKEHATRLALIAKLADGQFHSGEALGEALGISRAAVSKHIKVLRSWGVDIFRLQGKGYSLPAKLELLDCDKILAQVKCPSLEVIPVIDSTNQYLLERVATLPKGACCLAEYQQAGRGRRGRQWLSPFGSNLYLSMYWRLDAGIAAAMGLSLVVGVAIAEALESLGAEGIKVKWPNDLYYQDRKLAGILVELSGQAGEAAHLVIGMGLNIAMPEAEGEAIEQSWTNLSEACDSLPERNELAAALINQLHSALNDYEESGMEGFTSRWNRLDNFLDRPVKLLMGNRVVEGIARGINSQGALLLETEQGISPYLGGEISLRGC
- a CDS encoding elongation factor Tu (COG0050), with amino-acid sequence MSKEKFERTKPHVNVGTIGHVDHGKTTLTAAICTTLAKVYGGEAKDFASIDNAPEERERGITISTSHVEYDTPTRHYAHVDCPGHADYVKNMITGAAQMDGGILVVAATDGPMPQTREHILLGRQVGIPYIIVFMNKCDMVDDEELLELVEMEVRELLSEYEFPGDDCPVIMGSALGALNGEKEWEDKIVELAEALDNYIPEPERAIDRPFILPIEDVFSIQGRGTVVTGRVEQGIITVGDEVEIIGIKETTTTTCTGVEMFRKLLDEGRAGENVGVLLRGTKRDEVERGQVLAKPGSITPHTTFESEVYVLSKDEGGRHTPFFKGYRPQFYFRTTDVTGTIELPEGVEMVMPGDNIKMVVTLIAPIAMDEGLRFAIREGGRTVGAGVVAKIVE
- a CDS encoding phosphatidylserine synthase (COG1502) — protein: MDSAIANKQRIEQLPCIAHKPEDLETLLDAGSFRERLHQEISNAKARIYLVALYLQDDDGGRGILKALYEAKQANPGLDIKVLVDWHRAQRGLIGADKSDGNAALYREFSEKYEHQIDILGVPVRNREVFGVLHLKGFVVDDKIIYSGASLNDVYLAQHQRYRYDRYHVIKNAQLADSMASFIVDTLVNSDAVNCLSQANRPETRNLKGAIKELRHQLQKASYQFEAEQVSDTEVGLTPLVGLGKRKNKLNQHICTLIASAQQELTICTPYFNFPRSVSREVKRALRRGVKVTIVVGDKTANDFYIPPSEPFKTIAGLPYLYEVNLRNFAKQNEGAIARRQLAIHLWKHNDNSFHLKGIWVDRSYMLITGNNLNPRAWKLDLENAILVHDKQQLLAEQKQRELDRILEHTQLVGSYKFIDKIDAYPAPVRKLIKRIRRVKADHILNQIL
- a CDS encoding hypothetical protein (COG0454), with product MSKLRFHQLEPLRFPLINRFYKAYYPAGKAKKDEVIWIGENTKGIQACVRFKQFADFQLLTGMLVHPDLRTQGQGAALLTACHAQLSAQPCYCFAFSYLESFYQTAGFVTLDDNQLPEALRTRIIRYRQSGKTLTPMLYDQRSSVN
- a CDS encoding hypothetical protein (COG1521): MQILIEAGNSYVKVAQLFEDGHFTLLGRYPSRKLEMVLEPLLENGVTRIVFASVGPVEIDNSIQRISQLANIPVMQVKTLKKDFGVKNAYSEYQYLGVDRWLTLVAIRQEFKAPTVIVDIGTALTFDVMTEEGKHLGGWIAPGYQLMMKSVLENTTKVFADREHSDTLTFADNTADGLKNGCRAALVGLIEYGLAQARERLKTEPKVILCGGGVRHLPQHWGKEFYHRSDLVLEGLALYAKCR
- a CDS encoding putative pyrazinamidase/nicotinamidase PncA (COG1335) gives rise to the protein MSIAAIDVDPQKTFTPLCPNELPVGEGDTIGSELNQQAKLANYRVLTKDAHPHNAIWVVKAHEDMLSPLDHPNADLTWVSHAVPGTTGFETIPDLPPVTDYDHVIWKGIEPDLHPYGACYHDLQEKLSTGLIEWLQSKDVSTVLIGGLATDYCVKTTALQLQATGLFIVIVNLAACRGIAAETIKQACHEMKEAGIRVCSSTEAVKALL
- a CDS encoding putative UDP-N-acetylpyruvoylglucosamine reductase (COG0812), with the protein product MKVLQDRSLAPFHTFGLDVRAKDIVVAETTQDLVSIWQEPRYQELPKLILGQGSNVLFCDDFAGVVVLNRISGIEIEETPDAFLLHVGAGEDWHQLVTQTVEQGMPGLENLALIPGCVGSSPIQNIGAYGVELKDICAYVDTVELTTGKETRLTAKECQFGYRDSIFKHELKNSHAITAVGLCLKKAWTPVISYGPLAQFDPLTVTAKDILSAVCEIRQAKLPDPKVLGNAGSFFKNPVVTEETVKHLLAHYPSMPHYPQSSGQEKLAAGWLIDQCQLKGHQIGGARVHDQQALVLVNYHNAQIGDVLLLAQFVVDSVKEKFGIVLEHEVRFMAGAKETTLAEVCG